A single region of the Pseudomonas solani genome encodes:
- a CDS encoding EAL domain-containing response regulator gives MAIEKKTIRLLILEDSQNEAERLVSLFRNSGRATRVHRLVSSDDLAEVLQQSWDLLIAAPESDNLSPGEALNAIRRQAKDIPFIQLVTENDSDLITEALALGAQDALPQGEDERLVLVANRELANLEERRSRRAAEVSLREAEKRCQLLLDSSVDAITYVHDGMHIYANRAYVEMFGYEDAEELEGMPMIDLIANCDQVVFKDFLKNYRSGDGSAELTCSGAKVDGQSFQARMSFSPATYDGEPCIQVVIRAETASAELEEKLREISSQDLVTGLYNRNHFSELMDAAADRAVNAGQPASLAYIRVDRYSGLQADVGIAGSDLLLTDLANLLRAHFPADAQLARFGDDVFSVLQPGITPEQAREGLGTLLKKVEGHLFDVSGRTVQFSLSIGVAGLNETTPKAQEVIDRAHRCADEITDGNEVRLYNPASELAAAANRGSLVAMVQQALENNSFRLLFQPIISLRGDNFEHYEVLLRLLSPQGDEVPPADFLGAAREAGLAEKIDRWVILNSIKLLSEHRSKGHSTRLFVHLSGVSLQDQTLLPWLSVALKAARLPSDALIFQFSEPDAIAYLKQAKALTQGLAELHCQVALSQFGCALNPFNTLKHLNIDFVKVDGSFTQDLSKAESQEALKTLLASLHSQAKLTIVPYVESASVLATLWQAGVNYIQGYYLQGPSQSMDYDFSSGDE, from the coding sequence ATGGCAATCGAAAAGAAAACCATCCGTCTGCTGATCCTGGAAGACTCGCAGAACGAAGCCGAGCGCCTGGTCAGCCTGTTTCGCAACTCGGGTCGCGCGACCCGGGTGCATCGCCTGGTCTCCAGCGATGACCTCGCCGAGGTCCTCCAGCAGAGCTGGGACCTGCTCATCGCCGCCCCCGAGAGTGACAACCTCTCCCCTGGCGAAGCCCTCAACGCCATCCGCCGTCAGGCCAAGGACATTCCCTTCATCCAGTTGGTGACGGAGAACGACTCGGACCTGATCACCGAGGCCCTGGCCCTTGGCGCCCAGGATGCCCTGCCCCAGGGCGAGGACGAGCGCCTGGTGCTGGTCGCCAACCGCGAACTGGCCAACCTCGAAGAACGCCGCTCCCGCCGCGCAGCCGAAGTGAGCCTGCGTGAAGCGGAGAAACGCTGCCAGCTGCTGCTGGACAGCTCGGTCGACGCCATCACCTACGTCCACGACGGCATGCACATCTACGCCAACCGCGCCTATGTCGAGATGTTCGGCTACGAGGATGCGGAAGAGCTGGAAGGCATGCCGATGATCGACCTGATCGCCAATTGCGACCAGGTGGTGTTCAAGGACTTCCTCAAGAACTACCGCAGTGGCGACGGCAGCGCCGAGTTGACCTGCTCGGGTGCCAAGGTCGACGGCCAGAGCTTCCAGGCGCGCATGAGTTTCTCCCCCGCCACCTATGACGGCGAGCCGTGCATCCAGGTGGTGATCCGCGCGGAAACGGCCAGCGCCGAGCTGGAAGAGAAACTGCGCGAGATCAGCAGCCAGGACCTGGTCACCGGCCTGTACAACCGCAACCACTTCAGCGAGCTGATGGACGCCGCCGCCGACCGCGCAGTGAATGCCGGCCAGCCCGCCTCCCTCGCCTACATCCGCGTCGACCGCTACTCCGGCCTGCAGGCGGACGTCGGCATCGCCGGCAGCGATCTGCTGCTCACCGACCTGGCCAACCTACTGCGCGCCCACTTCCCGGCCGACGCGCAACTGGCGCGCTTCGGTGACGACGTGTTCAGCGTGCTGCAACCGGGCATCACCCCGGAGCAGGCCCGCGAAGGCCTGGGTACGCTGCTGAAGAAGGTCGAGGGCCACCTGTTCGACGTCAGCGGCCGCACCGTGCAGTTCAGCCTGTCCATCGGTGTCGCCGGCCTCAACGAGACCACGCCCAAGGCCCAGGAAGTGATCGATCGCGCCCATCGCTGCGCGGACGAGATCACCGACGGCAACGAAGTGCGCCTGTACAACCCGGCCAGCGAACTGGCCGCCGCCGCCAATCGCGGCAGCCTGGTGGCCATGGTCCAGCAGGCCCTGGAGAACAACAGCTTCCGCCTGCTGTTCCAGCCGATCATCAGCCTGCGCGGCGACAACTTCGAACACTACGAAGTCCTCCTGCGTCTGCTCAGCCCCCAGGGCGACGAAGTACCGCCAGCCGACTTCCTCGGCGCGGCACGGGAAGCCGGGCTGGCCGAGAAGATCGACCGCTGGGTGATCCTCAACTCCATCAAGCTGCTGTCCGAGCACCGCTCCAAGGGCCACAGCACACGCCTGTTCGTGCACCTGTCCGGCGTCAGCCTGCAGGACCAGACCCTGCTGCCGTGGCTCAGCGTCGCCCTCAAGGCCGCACGCCTGCCGTCCGATGCGCTGATCTTCCAGTTCAGCGAGCCGGACGCCATCGCCTACCTGAAGCAGGCCAAGGCCCTGACCCAGGGCCTCGCCGAGCTGCACTGCCAGGTCGCCCTGAGCCAGTTCGGCTGCGCGCTCAACCCGTTCAACACGCTCAAGCACCTGAACATCGACTTCGTGAAGGTCGATGGCTCCTTCACCCAGGACCTGAGCAAGGCGGAAAGCCAGGAAGCGCTGAAGACTCTGCTTGCCAGCCTGCACTCCCAGGCCAAGCTGACCATCGTGCCCTATGTCGAGAGCGCCAGTGTCCTGGCCACCCTTTGGCAGGCCGGGGTCAACTACATCCAGGGCTACTACCTGCAGGGCCCGAGCCAGTCGATGGACTACGACTTCTCGTCCGGCGACGAATAA
- the serB gene encoding phosphoserine phosphatase SerB has protein sequence MREIVLINITGEDRPGLTAAITGVLAQGGVNILDIGQAVIHDTLSFGILVEIPDTEQASSVLKDVLFTAYKLDQQVRFTPVSEEDYQVWVGGQGKPRHMVTLLTRKVTAEQLQRVSAITAKYGLNIDHIDRLSGRMPLDMPASQGKGCIEFSVRGEPADPVALRAEFLSVAQELNVDIAFQRDSVFRRNRRLAVFDMDSTLIEAEVIDELAKAAGVGEQVAEITERAMRGELDFRASFKERLALLKGLSEDVLEEIGASLRLTEGAETLFAELKRLGYKTAILSGGFSYFAKQLQAKLGIDYVFANELQIEDGKLTGVAVEPIVDAQRKADLLRELAEKEGLRLEQTIAVGDGANDLPMLALAGLGVAFRAKPLVKQSAKQAISTLGLDGILYLLGFRDRDGLE, from the coding sequence TTGCGCGAAATAGTCCTGATCAACATCACCGGGGAAGACCGTCCCGGCCTCACCGCCGCGATTACCGGTGTACTCGCACAGGGCGGGGTGAACATCCTCGACATCGGCCAGGCGGTCATCCACGACACGCTGTCGTTCGGCATCCTGGTGGAGATCCCCGATACCGAGCAGGCTTCCTCCGTGCTCAAGGACGTGCTTTTCACGGCCTACAAGCTGGACCAGCAGGTGCGTTTCACCCCGGTTTCCGAGGAGGATTACCAGGTGTGGGTCGGTGGCCAGGGCAAGCCCCGGCACATGGTGACCCTGCTGACCCGCAAGGTCACTGCCGAGCAACTGCAGCGCGTCAGTGCCATCACCGCCAAGTACGGCCTGAACATCGACCATATCGATCGCCTGTCCGGGCGCATGCCGCTGGACATGCCGGCGAGCCAGGGCAAGGGCTGCATCGAGTTTTCCGTGCGCGGCGAGCCGGCCGACCCGGTGGCGCTGCGCGCCGAATTCCTCAGCGTGGCCCAGGAGCTGAACGTCGACATCGCCTTCCAGCGCGACTCGGTGTTCCGCCGCAACCGCCGCCTGGCAGTGTTCGACATGGATTCCACGCTGATCGAAGCCGAAGTGATCGACGAACTGGCCAAGGCCGCCGGGGTCGGTGAGCAGGTGGCCGAGATCACCGAACGCGCCATGCGTGGCGAACTGGATTTCCGCGCCAGCTTCAAGGAGCGCCTGGCGCTGCTCAAGGGCCTCTCCGAGGACGTGCTGGAAGAGATCGGTGCCTCGCTGCGCCTGACCGAAGGCGCCGAGACCCTGTTCGCCGAGCTCAAGCGCCTCGGCTACAAGACCGCGATTCTCTCCGGTGGCTTCAGCTACTTCGCCAAGCAGTTGCAGGCCAAGCTGGGTATCGACTACGTATTCGCCAACGAGCTGCAGATCGAGGACGGCAAGCTCACCGGCGTGGCCGTCGAGCCGATCGTCGACGCCCAGCGCAAGGCTGACCTGCTGCGCGAGCTGGCGGAGAAGGAAGGGCTGCGCCTGGAGCAGACCATCGCCGTGGGCGATGGCGCCAACGACCTGCCGATGCTGGCGCTGGCCGGCCTGGGCGTGGCCTTCCGCGCCAAGCCGCTGGTCAAGCAGTCGGCCAAGCAGGCCATCTCCACCCTGGGGCTGGACGGCATTCTCTACCTGCTGGGCTTCCGCGACCGCGACGGCCTGGAGTGA
- a CDS encoding AhpA/YtjB family protein, translated as MNRPTPVKPDNFFLLIFHALRQRRVPIALRIASHSLLLVALALVIYAWVMGMQFKQAMQQQADALGQSLTAQTAASATELLVSNDILSLNVLLNNLVKNPLVAHAAIYSVDNRILAEAGSRPKQGLLGEVEGLYSTPITFQEVIAGHLRLSLDMQQFQQPMTISLQSMGLLSLILLALALSLSLRLGRHISTPLLQLRVWLRDPDDPAPGAGRQDEIGDLARQLQARLVPEKPEPEPEPEIEEQYLDEEEDFSEEQDDDEPAFEIRDLRDDSYDSDAVEEERPSRLFTPDEDDPFADLRPREEAPPAVVAPEPEAEPEARDELHRSAVLAVQLGAQDQLRRLPRTRLLDLLQRYRDCLDQAAQLYQSELHTLNDGSSLMLFHSADSGEDHLTHALCCGELLRALGHALQIEVADSGITLQLQLGLTLGDSLAGLGQGDLLLDDTTQNALALSQHSRNLLLVERAIADDGLVRQRARVRPIASPEGACCVERLLDPYPSLLERQLARMHDAGRR; from the coding sequence GTGAACCGGCCTACGCCCGTCAAACCCGACAACTTCTTCCTGCTGATCTTCCACGCCCTGCGCCAGCGCCGTGTGCCGATCGCCTTGCGCATCGCCAGCCACAGCCTCCTGCTGGTAGCCCTGGCCCTGGTGATCTACGCCTGGGTGATGGGCATGCAGTTCAAGCAGGCGATGCAGCAGCAGGCCGACGCCCTGGGCCAGAGCCTGACCGCGCAGACCGCCGCTTCCGCCACCGAGCTGCTGGTGTCCAACGACATCCTCAGCCTCAACGTGCTGCTCAACAACCTGGTGAAGAACCCCCTGGTGGCCCACGCGGCCATCTACAGCGTGGACAACCGCATCCTCGCCGAAGCCGGCTCGCGCCCGAAGCAGGGCCTGCTGGGTGAGGTCGAAGGGCTGTATTCCACGCCCATCACCTTCCAGGAAGTGATAGCCGGGCACCTGCGCCTGAGCCTGGACATGCAGCAGTTCCAGCAGCCCATGACCATCAGCCTGCAGAGCATGGGCCTGCTCAGCCTCATCCTCCTGGCCCTGGCGCTGTCCCTCAGCCTGCGCCTCGGCCGGCATATCTCCACGCCGCTGCTGCAACTGCGGGTGTGGCTGCGTGACCCGGACGACCCCGCACCCGGCGCCGGCCGCCAGGACGAAATCGGCGACCTCGCCCGCCAGTTGCAGGCACGCCTGGTGCCGGAAAAGCCCGAGCCCGAGCCGGAACCCGAGATCGAAGAGCAGTACCTGGACGAGGAAGAAGACTTCTCCGAAGAGCAGGACGACGACGAGCCGGCCTTCGAGATCCGCGACCTGCGCGATGACAGCTACGACAGCGACGCCGTCGAGGAAGAGCGCCCCAGCCGCCTGTTCACCCCGGACGAGGATGATCCCTTCGCCGACCTGCGTCCGCGCGAGGAAGCGCCACCCGCCGTGGTGGCTCCAGAGCCGGAAGCCGAGCCCGAAGCGCGCGACGAGCTGCACCGCAGTGCCGTGCTGGCCGTCCAGTTGGGCGCCCAGGACCAGCTGCGCCGACTGCCCCGCACCCGCCTGCTGGACCTGCTGCAACGCTACCGCGACTGCCTCGACCAGGCCGCCCAGCTCTATCAGAGCGAATTGCACACCCTCAACGATGGCAGCAGCCTGATGCTGTTCCACAGCGCCGACAGCGGTGAGGACCACCTGACCCACGCGCTCTGCTGCGGCGAGCTGCTGCGTGCCCTCGGCCACGCCCTGCAGATCGAAGTGGCCGACAGCGGCATCACCCTGCAGTTGCAGCTCGGCCTAACCCTCGGCGACAGCCTCGCCGGCCTCGGCCAGGGCGACCTGCTGCTGGATGACACCACCCAGAACGCCCTGGCGCTGAGCCAGCACAGCCGCAACCTGCTGCTGGTGGAACGCGCCATCGCCGACGACGGCCTGGTGCGCCAGCGTGCCCGCGTACGCCCCATCGCCAGCCCGGAAGGCGCCTGCTGCGTCGAACGCCTGCTGGACCCCTACCCCTCGCTGCTGGAACGCCAGCTGGCCCGCATGCACGACGCCGGGCGCCGCTGA
- a CDS encoding metal-dependent hydrolase: MTTLITHPLPVLAVGIALGSRVIPPRLLLAGLFFACLPDADVAAFKLGIAYADAFGHRGFSHSLLFAGCCALFGALIAPLLRCGPLKAGLFVGLSTLSHSLLDALTDGGLGVAWFWPWDLQRHFLPWRPIEVSPFIGGFFTQRGLDVLLSEARWVGLPCLVLALGGFGLRRLFGKRRAE, encoded by the coding sequence ATGACCACCCTGATCACCCATCCCCTGCCCGTCCTCGCGGTGGGCATCGCCCTCGGCAGCCGCGTGATCCCGCCGCGCCTGCTCCTGGCCGGGCTGTTCTTCGCCTGCCTGCCGGACGCCGACGTTGCTGCCTTCAAGCTGGGCATCGCCTACGCCGACGCCTTCGGCCACCGGGGCTTCAGCCATTCACTGCTATTCGCCGGCTGCTGCGCCCTGTTCGGCGCCCTGATCGCTCCGCTGCTACGCTGCGGCCCGCTGAAAGCCGGCCTGTTCGTCGGGCTCTCGACCCTCAGCCACAGCCTGCTGGACGCCCTGACCGACGGCGGGCTGGGCGTCGCCTGGTTCTGGCCCTGGGACCTGCAGCGCCACTTCCTGCCCTGGCGTCCCATCGAGGTGTCGCCTTTCATCGGTGGCTTCTTCACCCAACGCGGCCTGGATGTGCTGCTCTCCGAAGCGCGCTGGGTGGGCCTGCCCTGCCTGGTCCTGGCCCTCGGCGGCTTCGGCCTGCGACGCCTGTTCGGCAAGCGCCGCGCCGAGTGA
- a CDS encoding PqiC family protein — MKRLPLLALLTGLLGLGGCVHNAPVPMYQLDSGTAELPDQSAGMAVLLGPVSVADYLQRETLLQRQPDGSLTASTDGRWAGSLAGDIDQLLLRQLSWRLDSQRLVLAPANPGFTPEIQVLLSISRLDSGPQRPAVLEAQWRVLDKAGQLRDSRLVRLEQPHSGTAADQVRAQSQLLQQLAEQLAGAVKPLSGQPAAAAEEPRKATAAPARAREPVPPKIPMAAPVRTDVEVFRF; from the coding sequence ATGAAGCGTCTTCCCTTGTTAGCGCTGCTGACCGGCCTTCTGGGCCTGGGCGGTTGCGTTCACAACGCGCCGGTACCCATGTACCAGCTCGACAGCGGCACCGCCGAACTGCCGGACCAGTCCGCCGGCATGGCCGTGCTGCTCGGGCCGGTTTCGGTTGCCGATTACCTGCAGCGCGAAACCCTCCTGCAACGCCAGCCCGATGGCAGCCTGACCGCCTCCACCGATGGCCGCTGGGCCGGTAGCCTGGCCGGTGACATCGACCAATTGCTGCTGCGCCAGCTGTCGTGGCGCCTGGACAGCCAGCGTCTGGTCCTGGCCCCCGCCAACCCCGGCTTCACGCCCGAGATCCAGGTGCTGCTGAGCATCAGCCGTCTCGATTCGGGCCCTCAGCGCCCTGCGGTGCTGGAAGCCCAATGGCGCGTGCTGGACAAGGCCGGTCAGCTGCGTGACAGCCGCCTGGTGCGCCTGGAGCAGCCCCACAGCGGCACCGCCGCTGATCAGGTGCGGGCCCAGAGCCAGCTGCTGCAACAACTGGCCGAGCAACTGGCCGGTGCGGTCAAACCCCTCTCTGGCCAACCTGCCGCTGCCGCCGAGGAGCCGCGCAAGGCCACTGCCGCCCCGGCGCGTGCCCGTGAGCCCGTACCGCCGAAGATTCCCATGGCCGCCCCGGTGCGCACCGATGTGGAAGTGTTCCGCTTCTGA
- the parC gene encoding DNA topoisomerase IV subunit A has product MSEPLDLSLDGVERRSLAEFTEQAYLNYSMYVIMDRALPHIGDGLKPVQRRIVYAMSELGLDADSKHKKSARTVGDVLGKFHPHGDSACYEAMVLMAQPFSYRYTLVDGQGNWGAPDDPKSFAAMRYTEARLSRYSEVLLSELGQGTVDWGPNFDGTLNEPLVLPARLPNILLNGTTGIAVGMATDVPPHNLREVAAACVQLLDEPKATIEQLCEHIAGPDYPTEAEIITPRADLLKIYETGRGSVRMRAVYQIEDGDIVVTALPHQVSGAKVLEQIAAMMQAKPSKAPQIADLRDESDHENPCRIVIIPTSSRVDHEALMQHLFASTDLESTYRVNINIIGLDGRPQVKDLRTLLTEWLTFRVGTVRRRLQFRLDKVEHRLHLLEGRLIAFLNLDEVIRIIRTEDQPKPVLMERFGLTEIQAEYILETRLRQLARLEEMQIRGEQEELAKERDKLLALLGSEAKLKKLVRKEILEDAEKYGDDRRSPIVARAEAKALTEHDLLPNEKVTVVLSEKGWVRSAKGHEIDATSLSYKAGDGFKVAAPGRSNQYAVFIDSTGRSYSLAAHTLPSARGQGEPLTGRLTPPPGATFECVLLPEDDALYVIASDAGYGFVVKGEDLQAKNKAGKALVSLPAGARVVAPRPLTSLEEDWLAVVTTEGRLLLFKVADLPQLAKGKGNKIIGIPGDRVASREEYLTDLAVLPAGATLVLQAGKRTLSLKADDLEHYKGERGRRGNKLPRGFQRVDALLVEVPA; this is encoded by the coding sequence ATGAGCGAACCCCTCGATCTGAGCCTGGATGGCGTGGAGCGTCGCTCCCTCGCCGAATTCACCGAACAGGCTTATCTCAACTATTCCATGTACGTGATCATGGACCGCGCCCTGCCGCACATCGGCGACGGCCTCAAGCCCGTGCAGCGGCGCATCGTCTATGCCATGAGCGAACTGGGCCTGGATGCCGACTCCAAGCACAAGAAGTCGGCGCGTACCGTCGGCGACGTGCTCGGCAAGTTCCACCCCCATGGCGACTCCGCCTGCTACGAAGCCATGGTGCTGATGGCCCAGCCCTTTAGCTATCGCTACACGCTGGTGGATGGCCAGGGCAACTGGGGTGCGCCGGACGACCCCAAATCCTTCGCCGCCATGCGTTACACCGAGGCGCGGCTGTCGCGCTATTCCGAAGTACTGCTCAGCGAACTGGGCCAGGGCACCGTGGATTGGGGCCCGAACTTCGACGGCACCCTGAACGAGCCGCTGGTGCTGCCGGCGCGTCTGCCGAACATCCTGCTCAACGGCACCACCGGCATCGCTGTGGGCATGGCCACCGACGTGCCGCCGCACAACCTGCGCGAGGTCGCTGCCGCCTGCGTGCAGCTGCTGGATGAGCCCAAGGCCACCATCGAGCAGCTGTGCGAGCACATTGCCGGGCCGGACTACCCGACCGAGGCGGAGATCATCACGCCGCGCGCCGACCTGCTGAAAATCTACGAGACCGGCCGTGGCTCGGTGCGCATGCGTGCCGTGTACCAGATCGAGGATGGCGACATCGTCGTCACCGCGCTGCCGCACCAGGTCTCCGGCGCCAAGGTGCTGGAGCAGATCGCCGCGATGATGCAGGCCAAGCCTTCCAAGGCGCCGCAGATCGCCGACCTGCGTGACGAGTCCGATCACGAGAACCCCTGCCGCATCGTGATCATCCCCACCAGCAGCCGTGTCGATCACGAAGCGCTGATGCAGCACCTGTTCGCCAGCACCGACCTTGAGTCCACCTACCGGGTGAACATCAACATCATCGGCCTGGACGGCAGGCCCCAGGTCAAGGACCTGCGCACCCTGCTCACCGAGTGGCTGACCTTCCGCGTCGGCACCGTGCGCCGGCGCTTGCAGTTCCGCCTGGACAAGGTTGAGCATCGCCTGCATTTGCTGGAAGGCCGCCTGATCGCCTTCCTCAACCTCGACGAAGTCATCCGCATCATCCGCACCGAGGACCAGCCCAAGCCGGTGCTGATGGAGCGCTTCGGCCTCACCGAGATCCAGGCCGAATACATACTCGAGACCCGCTTGCGCCAACTGGCCCGCCTGGAAGAGATGCAGATCCGTGGCGAGCAGGAAGAGCTGGCCAAGGAACGTGACAAGCTCCTGGCCCTGCTGGGCAGCGAAGCCAAGCTGAAGAAGCTGGTGCGCAAGGAAATCCTCGAGGACGCCGAGAAGTACGGCGACGACCGCCGCTCGCCCATCGTCGCCCGTGCAGAAGCCAAGGCGCTGACCGAGCACGACCTGCTGCCGAACGAGAAGGTCACCGTAGTGCTGTCGGAGAAGGGCTGGGTCCGCTCCGCCAAGGGCCACGAGATCGACGCCACCAGCCTGTCCTATAAGGCCGGTGATGGCTTCAAGGTTGCCGCGCCGGGGCGCTCCAACCAGTACGCCGTGTTCATCGACTCCACCGGCCGCAGCTACTCGCTGGCGGCCCATACCCTGCCGTCTGCCCGTGGCCAGGGCGAGCCGCTCACCGGCCGCCTGACGCCGCCGCCGGGGGCGACCTTCGAATGCGTGCTGCTGCCCGAGGACGATGCGCTCTACGTGATCGCCTCGGACGCCGGCTACGGCTTCGTGGTCAAGGGCGAGGACCTGCAGGCCAAGAACAAGGCCGGCAAGGCCCTGGTCAGCCTGCCCGCCGGTGCTCGAGTGGTCGCGCCGCGCCCGCTCACCAGCCTCGAGGAAGACTGGCTGGCAGTGGTGACCACCGAAGGCCGCCTGCTGCTGTTCAAGGTCGCCGACCTGCCGCAGCTGGCCAAGGGCAAGGGCAACAAGATCATCGGCATTCCCGGTGATCGCGTGGCCAGCCGCGAGGAATACCTGACCGACCTGGCAGTTTTGCCGGCCGGCGCTACGCTGGTGCTCCAGGCCGGCAAGCGCACCCTTTCGCTCAAGGCCGACGACCTGGAGCACTACAAGGGTGAGCGTGGCCGGCGTGGCAACAAGCTGCCACGCGGCTTCCAGCGAGTCGATGCGCTGCTGGTCGAGGTGCCGGCCTAA
- a CDS encoding retropepsin-like aspartic protease family protein, with the protein MSEQAPGKRAGRVMLILAWGIAMLLATHFFGRWEDGQRNPNQVPESVRGDGFVEVRLASSRQGHYLMNGRIDGQQVTFLLDTGATAVAVPEVLAGELGLEPGEPITLSTANGRSSGHRTRLRELQLGEIVLADVPAIIAPGMDGDEVLLGMSALKQLEFTQRDGTLVLRQHLSP; encoded by the coding sequence ATGAGCGAACAAGCGCCGGGCAAGCGCGCGGGGAGGGTCATGCTGATCCTCGCCTGGGGCATCGCCATGCTCCTGGCCACGCACTTCTTCGGCCGCTGGGAAGATGGTCAGCGCAACCCCAATCAGGTGCCCGAGTCGGTACGCGGCGACGGCTTCGTGGAAGTGCGTCTGGCCAGCAGCCGCCAGGGGCACTACCTGATGAACGGGCGCATCGACGGCCAGCAGGTGACCTTCCTGCTGGATACCGGCGCCACCGCCGTGGCGGTGCCCGAAGTTCTGGCCGGCGAACTGGGCCTGGAGCCCGGCGAACCCATCACCCTGAGTACCGCGAATGGCCGCAGCAGCGGTCATCGCACCCGGCTGCGCGAGCTGCAGCTGGGGGAGATCGTCCTCGCCGATGTGCCCGCGATCATCGCCCCGGGCATGGACGGCGACGAGGTGCTGCTCGGCATGAGCGCCCTCAAACAACTCGAATTCACCCAGCGCGACGGCACCCTGGTGCTGCGCCAACACCTGTCACCGTGA
- a CDS encoding esterase-like activity of phytase family protein: MKASFLLALLLVVSPLWAAAPIEELKLSAEYPVEGVAEGNLSGIALCGKELLVVSDRLDDRLFHLTAVDGVMHAEAELFAAPPPPESGLPWGVRARTWAMSMMRGNELDFEGITCDAAGNRYLVSEAHAAVLQVNAMGSAEWLRISASLVRQARASGMLLHFNALLEGIAIDPAGERLWLAAERERRGLMVLHKKPSTWACAGGCVLFSEAGEDIPPPDLGRAVPMPKDFSDLAVHKGKLFTLERHAHRICRRDPAKGSVERCWSFAAEALTPPRRYEADWGLAEGLWVDADGAWIVLDNGGMTRADGEQRPIVWRFAKPAGGWDAP, encoded by the coding sequence GTGAAGGCGAGTTTCCTTCTCGCCCTGCTGCTGGTCGTCTCGCCCCTCTGGGCCGCAGCGCCGATCGAGGAGCTCAAGCTCAGTGCCGAGTACCCGGTGGAGGGTGTCGCCGAAGGCAACCTCTCCGGCATCGCGCTCTGCGGCAAGGAGCTGCTGGTGGTGTCGGACCGGCTCGACGATCGCCTGTTCCACCTGACGGCGGTCGACGGCGTGATGCATGCCGAGGCCGAGCTTTTCGCCGCGCCGCCGCCGCCCGAAAGCGGTTTGCCCTGGGGCGTGCGTGCACGCACCTGGGCGATGAGCATGATGCGCGGCAACGAACTGGATTTCGAAGGCATCACCTGCGATGCCGCCGGCAATCGCTACCTGGTCAGCGAGGCCCACGCCGCCGTGCTGCAGGTGAATGCCATGGGCAGCGCCGAGTGGCTGCGCATTTCCGCAAGCCTGGTACGCCAGGCGCGCGCCAGCGGCATGTTGCTGCACTTCAACGCGCTGCTGGAAGGCATCGCCATCGACCCTGCCGGCGAGCGCCTGTGGCTGGCGGCCGAGCGTGAGCGCCGCGGCCTGATGGTGCTGCACAAGAAACCGTCCACCTGGGCATGCGCGGGCGGTTGCGTGCTGTTCAGCGAGGCCGGCGAAGACATCCCGCCGCCCGACCTGGGTCGCGCCGTGCCCATGCCCAAGGACTTCTCCGACCTGGCCGTGCACAAGGGCAAGCTGTTCACCCTGGAGCGCCATGCCCACCGTATCTGCCGCCGCGACCCGGCCAAGGGCAGTGTCGAGCGCTGCTGGTCCTTCGCTGCCGAGGCGCTCACACCGCCCCGTCGCTACGAGGCCGACTGGGGCCTGGCGGAAGGGCTGTGGGTGGACGCCGACGGCGCCTGGATCGTTCTCGACAACGGCGGCATGACCCGCGCCGATGGCGAGCAGCGGCCCATCGTCTGGCGCTTCGCCAAGCCTGCTGGAGGCTGGGACGCGCCATGA